One stretch of Tachysurus fulvidraco isolate hzauxx_2018 chromosome 12, HZAU_PFXX_2.0, whole genome shotgun sequence DNA includes these proteins:
- the msh4 gene encoding mutS protein homolog 4 isoform X3 yields MHRSSTEEVTAGYSSDAGASRTSSLSEASCRRQEDGAPSASPLSGSHTPHSASSCSRPASTSTLADVQTKTLSKTPATAGVNASSSSWTSREVYSSLCRSSCTPQLRRTPGSARRTLLGPAPQRELNMTSSSSASVCHAASVIVAVVEGRGLARGEIGMASINTRSPELVLSQFADTGTYAKVITKLHILVPLEILMPDTASEKGQGTKLYNLITENFSSVAFTAIQRKYFNERKGLEYIQQLCAAEFNTVLMDVQTKYYCLAAVAALLKYYEFIQNSVYAPKSLKVSFTGSEQTAMIDAVSARNLELVINNRGHRSEHTLLEVLNYTKTPGGERRLRSNILEPLLDVDTINTRLDTIQELLQSEELFFGLKGAITQFLDIDQLLSALVQLPKQETVEVAEAKIMHVIQLKHTLELIEPIKIVLKDAKTALLKAYYTSLDDSRFNSILDQIKTVINNDTSYMKGSLNMRTQKCYAVRPNVNELLDIARRAYTEVVDDIAGLVDQLGQKYGLPLRTSFNTTRGFFIQMRLEGFGLPDGQLPGEFIKVTRQKNNYSFTTLDLMKMNDRCDEALKEIFHMSYIVICRLLNEVYKHIHCLYKLSDAVSMLDMLLSLANVCTISDYVRPEFTDTLAIKQGRHPILERIAGQQPIPNNSHISEGNNFVIITGPNMSGKSTYLKQVALCQIMAQIGSFVPAEFASFRVADQIFTRIGVDDDFETSSSTFMVEMKEVSYIIHNASNRSLIIIDELGRGTSAEEGIGICHSVCEFLIGLKAFTLFATHFLELCQLETLYPNVENQHMQVQHMRGTESGSESVVYTYLLTQGFSEESNYG; encoded by the exons ATGCACCGTAGCAGCACTGAAGAAGTAACAGCCGGATACAGTTCAGACGCCGGCGCAAGCAGGACATCCAGCTTGAGTGAGGCTTCGTGCAGGCGGCAGGAGGATGGAGCGCCGTCCGCGTCTCCTCTGTCCGgctcacacaccccacacagcGCCAGCTCCTGCTCTCGTCCTGCATCCACCTCCACTTTAGCTGATGTCCAAACAAAAACCTTAAGCAAAACTCCAGCAACAGCAG gtgtgaATGCGTCCAGCTCTTCATGGACTAGTAGAGAGGTCTACAGTTCTCTGTGCAGAAGCTCATGCACTCCTCAACTGAGAAGAACACCAGGCTCAGCTAGACGCACCCTGCTGGGTCCAGCTCCACAGAGGGAGCTCAACA TGACATCTTCCTCATCTGCATCCGTGTGTCATGCTGCATCTGTAATCGTAGCTGTGGTGGAGGGCCGGGGTTTAGCCAGGGGAGAGATCGGCATGGCCAGCATCAACACCAGGTCTCCTGAGTTGGTACTCTCACAGTTTGCAGATACTGGGACTTATGCCAAG GTAATTACCAAACTGCATATCTTAGTGCCTCTTGAGATTCTGATGCCAGACACTGCAAGTGAGAAAGGACAAGGAACCAAGCTCTACAACCTCATCACAGAGAACTTTTCG TCTGTAGCTTTCACTGCCATTCAAAGGAAGTACTTTAATGAGAGGAAAGGACTGGAGTACATTCAGCAGCTCTGTGCAGCCGAGTTCAACACTGTTCTTATGGATGTACAAACCAA GTATTATTGTTTGGCGGCTGTAGCAGCTCTCCTTAAGTACTACGAGTTCATTCAGAACTCTGTCTATGCTCCCAAATCTCTAAAAGTGAGCTTCACGGGCAGTGAGCAGACTGCCATGATTGATGCAGTCTCAGCCAGGAACTTGGAGCTTGTAATTAACAACAGGGGCCACAG GAGTGAACACACTCTGCTTGAGGTTTTAAACTACACCAAAACACCTGGGGGTGAGAGGAGGCTTCGCTCAAACATTCTGGAGCCTCTGTTAGATGTTGACACCATTAACACAAGACTGGACACCATACAG gaACTGCTGCAGAGTGAAGAACTCTTCTTTGGTCTCAAGGGTG CAATTACACAATTCTTGGATATAGATCAACTGCTTTCTGCTCTTGTGCAGCTTCCCAAGCAAGAGACG GTTGAAGTGGCTGAAGCAAAGATAATGCATGTCATTCAGCTGAAACATACACTAGAGCTGATTGAACCAATCAAG ATTGTGTTGAAGGATGCAAAGACAGCCTTACTGAAAGCTTATTACACTTCACTAGATGATAGCAG ATTTAACAGCATCTTGGATCAAATCAAAACAGTGATAAACAATGACACCAGCTATATGAAGGGAAGTCTGAATATGCGCACACAGAAGTGCTATGCTGTGCGGCCTAACGTCAATGAATTGCTAGATATTGCACGCCGTGCATACACTGAGGTAGTGGATGATATAGCAG GATTAGTAGATCAGCTAGGACAGAAGTACGGTCTTCCACTTCGAACTAGTTTTAACACTACCCGAGGTTTCTTCATCCAGATGAGGCTGGAGGGATTTGGCTTGCCTGATGGACAGCTTCCAGGAGAGTTCATCAAA GTAactagacaaaaaaacaactacagCTTCACTACATTAGACCTGATGAAGATGAATGATCGCTGTGATGAAGCCTTGAAGGAGATATTTCACATGTCTTATAT TGTAATATGCAGGTTACTCAATGAGGTCTATAAACATATTCACTGCTTGTATAAGCTGTCTGATGCTGTATCCATGCTGGATATGTTACTCTCCCTTGCAAATGTTTGCACTATTTCAGACTACG TGCGGCCTGAATTCACTGATACACTAGCAATAAAACAAGGCCGCCATCCAATCCTGGAGCGCATTGCTGGCCAGCAGCCCATCCCCAACAACAGCCATATCTCTGAAGGAAACAACTTTGTTATAATCACAGGCCCAAACATGAGTGGCAAGTCTACTTATCTCAAACAAGTGGCCCTCTGCCAAATCATGGCTCAGATAG GATCATTTGTGCCTGCTGAATTTGCCTCCTTCCGTGTTGCTGATCAGATATTCACTCGGATAGGAGTAGACGACGATTTTGAGACCAGCTCCTCAACATTTATGGTTGAGATGAAGGAG GTGTCCTACATAATACACAATGCAAGTAACAGGTCACTCATTATTATTGATGAGCTGGGACGTGGCACTAGTGCTGAGGAGGGCATTGGAATTTGCCACTCGGTTTGTGAGTTCCTCATCGGTCTGAAG GCATTCACTCTGTTTGCCACCCACTTCCTGGAGTTGTGTCAGTTGGAGACTCTTTACCCCAATGTAGAGAATCAGCACATGCAGGTCCAGCACATGCGTGGGACAGAAAGCGGCTCAGAGAGTGTAGTCTACACCTACCTGCTGACTCAAGGCTTCTCTGAGGAAAGCAACTATG GCTAA
- the msh4 gene encoding mutS protein homolog 4 isoform X1, producing the protein MHRSSTEEVTAGYSSDAGASRTSSLSEASCRRQEDGAPSASPLSGSHTPHSASSCSRPASTSTLADVQTKTLSKTPATAGVNASSSSWTSREVYSSLCRSSCTPQLRRTPGSARRTLLGPAPQRELNMTSSSSASVCHAASVIVAVVEGRGLARGEIGMASINTRSPELVLSQFADTGTYAKVITKLHILVPLEILMPDTASEKGQGTKLYNLITENFSSVAFTAIQRKYFNERKGLEYIQQLCAAEFNTVLMDVQTKYYCLAAVAALLKYYEFIQNSVYAPKSLKVSFTGSEQTAMIDAVSARNLELVINNRGHRSEHTLLEVLNYTKTPGGERRLRSNILEPLLDVDTINTRLDTIQELLQSEELFFGLKGAITQFLDIDQLLSALVQLPKQETVEVAEAKIMHVIQLKHTLELIEPIKIVLKDAKTALLKAYYTSLDDSRFNSILDQIKTVINNDTSYMKGSLNMRTQKCYAVRPNVNELLDIARRAYTEVVDDIAGLVDQLGQKYGLPLRTSFNTTRGFFIQMRLEGFGLPDGQLPGEFIKVTRQKNNYSFTTLDLMKMNDRCDEALKEIFHMSYIVICRLLNEVYKHIHCLYKLSDAVSMLDMLLSLANVCTISDYVRPEFTDTLAIKQGRHPILERIAGQQPIPNNSHISEGNNFVIITGPNMSGKSTYLKQVALCQIMAQIGSFVPAEFASFRVADQIFTRIGVDDDFETSSSTFMVEMKEVSYIIHNASNRSLIIIDELGRGTSAEEGIGICHSVCEFLIGLKAFTLFATHFLELCQLETLYPNVENQHMQVQHMRGTESGSESVVYTYLLTQGFSEESNYGIRAAENTSLPLSIIQEAKSISSKVSLKLWAKHHSDPTTLRQGAVFRLATRLIQTARNSKLDPDSLRLYLKGLKRRHEAEIKDRLASIETEE; encoded by the exons ATGCACCGTAGCAGCACTGAAGAAGTAACAGCCGGATACAGTTCAGACGCCGGCGCAAGCAGGACATCCAGCTTGAGTGAGGCTTCGTGCAGGCGGCAGGAGGATGGAGCGCCGTCCGCGTCTCCTCTGTCCGgctcacacaccccacacagcGCCAGCTCCTGCTCTCGTCCTGCATCCACCTCCACTTTAGCTGATGTCCAAACAAAAACCTTAAGCAAAACTCCAGCAACAGCAG gtgtgaATGCGTCCAGCTCTTCATGGACTAGTAGAGAGGTCTACAGTTCTCTGTGCAGAAGCTCATGCACTCCTCAACTGAGAAGAACACCAGGCTCAGCTAGACGCACCCTGCTGGGTCCAGCTCCACAGAGGGAGCTCAACA TGACATCTTCCTCATCTGCATCCGTGTGTCATGCTGCATCTGTAATCGTAGCTGTGGTGGAGGGCCGGGGTTTAGCCAGGGGAGAGATCGGCATGGCCAGCATCAACACCAGGTCTCCTGAGTTGGTACTCTCACAGTTTGCAGATACTGGGACTTATGCCAAG GTAATTACCAAACTGCATATCTTAGTGCCTCTTGAGATTCTGATGCCAGACACTGCAAGTGAGAAAGGACAAGGAACCAAGCTCTACAACCTCATCACAGAGAACTTTTCG TCTGTAGCTTTCACTGCCATTCAAAGGAAGTACTTTAATGAGAGGAAAGGACTGGAGTACATTCAGCAGCTCTGTGCAGCCGAGTTCAACACTGTTCTTATGGATGTACAAACCAA GTATTATTGTTTGGCGGCTGTAGCAGCTCTCCTTAAGTACTACGAGTTCATTCAGAACTCTGTCTATGCTCCCAAATCTCTAAAAGTGAGCTTCACGGGCAGTGAGCAGACTGCCATGATTGATGCAGTCTCAGCCAGGAACTTGGAGCTTGTAATTAACAACAGGGGCCACAG GAGTGAACACACTCTGCTTGAGGTTTTAAACTACACCAAAACACCTGGGGGTGAGAGGAGGCTTCGCTCAAACATTCTGGAGCCTCTGTTAGATGTTGACACCATTAACACAAGACTGGACACCATACAG gaACTGCTGCAGAGTGAAGAACTCTTCTTTGGTCTCAAGGGTG CAATTACACAATTCTTGGATATAGATCAACTGCTTTCTGCTCTTGTGCAGCTTCCCAAGCAAGAGACG GTTGAAGTGGCTGAAGCAAAGATAATGCATGTCATTCAGCTGAAACATACACTAGAGCTGATTGAACCAATCAAG ATTGTGTTGAAGGATGCAAAGACAGCCTTACTGAAAGCTTATTACACTTCACTAGATGATAGCAG ATTTAACAGCATCTTGGATCAAATCAAAACAGTGATAAACAATGACACCAGCTATATGAAGGGAAGTCTGAATATGCGCACACAGAAGTGCTATGCTGTGCGGCCTAACGTCAATGAATTGCTAGATATTGCACGCCGTGCATACACTGAGGTAGTGGATGATATAGCAG GATTAGTAGATCAGCTAGGACAGAAGTACGGTCTTCCACTTCGAACTAGTTTTAACACTACCCGAGGTTTCTTCATCCAGATGAGGCTGGAGGGATTTGGCTTGCCTGATGGACAGCTTCCAGGAGAGTTCATCAAA GTAactagacaaaaaaacaactacagCTTCACTACATTAGACCTGATGAAGATGAATGATCGCTGTGATGAAGCCTTGAAGGAGATATTTCACATGTCTTATAT TGTAATATGCAGGTTACTCAATGAGGTCTATAAACATATTCACTGCTTGTATAAGCTGTCTGATGCTGTATCCATGCTGGATATGTTACTCTCCCTTGCAAATGTTTGCACTATTTCAGACTACG TGCGGCCTGAATTCACTGATACACTAGCAATAAAACAAGGCCGCCATCCAATCCTGGAGCGCATTGCTGGCCAGCAGCCCATCCCCAACAACAGCCATATCTCTGAAGGAAACAACTTTGTTATAATCACAGGCCCAAACATGAGTGGCAAGTCTACTTATCTCAAACAAGTGGCCCTCTGCCAAATCATGGCTCAGATAG GATCATTTGTGCCTGCTGAATTTGCCTCCTTCCGTGTTGCTGATCAGATATTCACTCGGATAGGAGTAGACGACGATTTTGAGACCAGCTCCTCAACATTTATGGTTGAGATGAAGGAG GTGTCCTACATAATACACAATGCAAGTAACAGGTCACTCATTATTATTGATGAGCTGGGACGTGGCACTAGTGCTGAGGAGGGCATTGGAATTTGCCACTCGGTTTGTGAGTTCCTCATCGGTCTGAAG GCATTCACTCTGTTTGCCACCCACTTCCTGGAGTTGTGTCAGTTGGAGACTCTTTACCCCAATGTAGAGAATCAGCACATGCAGGTCCAGCACATGCGTGGGACAGAAAGCGGCTCAGAGAGTGTAGTCTACACCTACCTGCTGACTCAAGGCTTCTCTGAGGAAAGCAACTATG GTATAAGAGCAGCAGAGAACACCTCACTTCCACTGTCCATCATCCAGGAGGCCAAGTCTATATCATCAAAAGTTAGCCTAAAGTTATGG GCTAAGCATCATAGTGACCCAACTACCCTGAGACAAGGGGCAGTGTTTCGTCTTGCCACCAGATTAATACAGACAGCCAGAAATTCCAAGTTGGATCCAGACAGCCTTCGTCTTTACCTAAAGGGCCTAAAAAGAAGGCATGAAGCTGAGATAAAGGATAGATTAGCATCCATTGAGACAGAAGAGTGA
- the msh4 gene encoding mutS protein homolog 4 isoform X2 has protein sequence MREQQSGVNASSSSWTSREVYSSLCRSSCTPQLRRTPGSARRTLLGPAPQRELNMTSSSSASVCHAASVIVAVVEGRGLARGEIGMASINTRSPELVLSQFADTGTYAKVITKLHILVPLEILMPDTASEKGQGTKLYNLITENFSSVAFTAIQRKYFNERKGLEYIQQLCAAEFNTVLMDVQTKYYCLAAVAALLKYYEFIQNSVYAPKSLKVSFTGSEQTAMIDAVSARNLELVINNRGHRSEHTLLEVLNYTKTPGGERRLRSNILEPLLDVDTINTRLDTIQELLQSEELFFGLKGAITQFLDIDQLLSALVQLPKQETVEVAEAKIMHVIQLKHTLELIEPIKIVLKDAKTALLKAYYTSLDDSRFNSILDQIKTVINNDTSYMKGSLNMRTQKCYAVRPNVNELLDIARRAYTEVVDDIAGLVDQLGQKYGLPLRTSFNTTRGFFIQMRLEGFGLPDGQLPGEFIKVTRQKNNYSFTTLDLMKMNDRCDEALKEIFHMSYIVICRLLNEVYKHIHCLYKLSDAVSMLDMLLSLANVCTISDYVRPEFTDTLAIKQGRHPILERIAGQQPIPNNSHISEGNNFVIITGPNMSGKSTYLKQVALCQIMAQIGSFVPAEFASFRVADQIFTRIGVDDDFETSSSTFMVEMKEVSYIIHNASNRSLIIIDELGRGTSAEEGIGICHSVCEFLIGLKAFTLFATHFLELCQLETLYPNVENQHMQVQHMRGTESGSESVVYTYLLTQGFSEESNYGIRAAENTSLPLSIIQEAKSISSKVSLKLWAKHHSDPTTLRQGAVFRLATRLIQTARNSKLDPDSLRLYLKGLKRRHEAEIKDRLASIETEE, from the exons atgcgagaacagcaatcag gtgtgaATGCGTCCAGCTCTTCATGGACTAGTAGAGAGGTCTACAGTTCTCTGTGCAGAAGCTCATGCACTCCTCAACTGAGAAGAACACCAGGCTCAGCTAGACGCACCCTGCTGGGTCCAGCTCCACAGAGGGAGCTCAACA TGACATCTTCCTCATCTGCATCCGTGTGTCATGCTGCATCTGTAATCGTAGCTGTGGTGGAGGGCCGGGGTTTAGCCAGGGGAGAGATCGGCATGGCCAGCATCAACACCAGGTCTCCTGAGTTGGTACTCTCACAGTTTGCAGATACTGGGACTTATGCCAAG GTAATTACCAAACTGCATATCTTAGTGCCTCTTGAGATTCTGATGCCAGACACTGCAAGTGAGAAAGGACAAGGAACCAAGCTCTACAACCTCATCACAGAGAACTTTTCG TCTGTAGCTTTCACTGCCATTCAAAGGAAGTACTTTAATGAGAGGAAAGGACTGGAGTACATTCAGCAGCTCTGTGCAGCCGAGTTCAACACTGTTCTTATGGATGTACAAACCAA GTATTATTGTTTGGCGGCTGTAGCAGCTCTCCTTAAGTACTACGAGTTCATTCAGAACTCTGTCTATGCTCCCAAATCTCTAAAAGTGAGCTTCACGGGCAGTGAGCAGACTGCCATGATTGATGCAGTCTCAGCCAGGAACTTGGAGCTTGTAATTAACAACAGGGGCCACAG GAGTGAACACACTCTGCTTGAGGTTTTAAACTACACCAAAACACCTGGGGGTGAGAGGAGGCTTCGCTCAAACATTCTGGAGCCTCTGTTAGATGTTGACACCATTAACACAAGACTGGACACCATACAG gaACTGCTGCAGAGTGAAGAACTCTTCTTTGGTCTCAAGGGTG CAATTACACAATTCTTGGATATAGATCAACTGCTTTCTGCTCTTGTGCAGCTTCCCAAGCAAGAGACG GTTGAAGTGGCTGAAGCAAAGATAATGCATGTCATTCAGCTGAAACATACACTAGAGCTGATTGAACCAATCAAG ATTGTGTTGAAGGATGCAAAGACAGCCTTACTGAAAGCTTATTACACTTCACTAGATGATAGCAG ATTTAACAGCATCTTGGATCAAATCAAAACAGTGATAAACAATGACACCAGCTATATGAAGGGAAGTCTGAATATGCGCACACAGAAGTGCTATGCTGTGCGGCCTAACGTCAATGAATTGCTAGATATTGCACGCCGTGCATACACTGAGGTAGTGGATGATATAGCAG GATTAGTAGATCAGCTAGGACAGAAGTACGGTCTTCCACTTCGAACTAGTTTTAACACTACCCGAGGTTTCTTCATCCAGATGAGGCTGGAGGGATTTGGCTTGCCTGATGGACAGCTTCCAGGAGAGTTCATCAAA GTAactagacaaaaaaacaactacagCTTCACTACATTAGACCTGATGAAGATGAATGATCGCTGTGATGAAGCCTTGAAGGAGATATTTCACATGTCTTATAT TGTAATATGCAGGTTACTCAATGAGGTCTATAAACATATTCACTGCTTGTATAAGCTGTCTGATGCTGTATCCATGCTGGATATGTTACTCTCCCTTGCAAATGTTTGCACTATTTCAGACTACG TGCGGCCTGAATTCACTGATACACTAGCAATAAAACAAGGCCGCCATCCAATCCTGGAGCGCATTGCTGGCCAGCAGCCCATCCCCAACAACAGCCATATCTCTGAAGGAAACAACTTTGTTATAATCACAGGCCCAAACATGAGTGGCAAGTCTACTTATCTCAAACAAGTGGCCCTCTGCCAAATCATGGCTCAGATAG GATCATTTGTGCCTGCTGAATTTGCCTCCTTCCGTGTTGCTGATCAGATATTCACTCGGATAGGAGTAGACGACGATTTTGAGACCAGCTCCTCAACATTTATGGTTGAGATGAAGGAG GTGTCCTACATAATACACAATGCAAGTAACAGGTCACTCATTATTATTGATGAGCTGGGACGTGGCACTAGTGCTGAGGAGGGCATTGGAATTTGCCACTCGGTTTGTGAGTTCCTCATCGGTCTGAAG GCATTCACTCTGTTTGCCACCCACTTCCTGGAGTTGTGTCAGTTGGAGACTCTTTACCCCAATGTAGAGAATCAGCACATGCAGGTCCAGCACATGCGTGGGACAGAAAGCGGCTCAGAGAGTGTAGTCTACACCTACCTGCTGACTCAAGGCTTCTCTGAGGAAAGCAACTATG GTATAAGAGCAGCAGAGAACACCTCACTTCCACTGTCCATCATCCAGGAGGCCAAGTCTATATCATCAAAAGTTAGCCTAAAGTTATGG GCTAAGCATCATAGTGACCCAACTACCCTGAGACAAGGGGCAGTGTTTCGTCTTGCCACCAGATTAATACAGACAGCCAGAAATTCCAAGTTGGATCCAGACAGCCTTCGTCTTTACCTAAAGGGCCTAAAAAGAAGGCATGAAGCTGAGATAAAGGATAGATTAGCATCCATTGAGACAGAAGAGTGA
- the msh4 gene encoding mutS protein homolog 4 isoform X4, giving the protein MTSSSSASVCHAASVIVAVVEGRGLARGEIGMASINTRSPELVLSQFADTGTYAKVITKLHILVPLEILMPDTASEKGQGTKLYNLITENFSSVAFTAIQRKYFNERKGLEYIQQLCAAEFNTVLMDVQTKYYCLAAVAALLKYYEFIQNSVYAPKSLKVSFTGSEQTAMIDAVSARNLELVINNRGHRSEHTLLEVLNYTKTPGGERRLRSNILEPLLDVDTINTRLDTIQELLQSEELFFGLKGAITQFLDIDQLLSALVQLPKQETVEVAEAKIMHVIQLKHTLELIEPIKIVLKDAKTALLKAYYTSLDDSRFNSILDQIKTVINNDTSYMKGSLNMRTQKCYAVRPNVNELLDIARRAYTEVVDDIAGLVDQLGQKYGLPLRTSFNTTRGFFIQMRLEGFGLPDGQLPGEFIKVTRQKNNYSFTTLDLMKMNDRCDEALKEIFHMSYIVICRLLNEVYKHIHCLYKLSDAVSMLDMLLSLANVCTISDYVRPEFTDTLAIKQGRHPILERIAGQQPIPNNSHISEGNNFVIITGPNMSGKSTYLKQVALCQIMAQIGSFVPAEFASFRVADQIFTRIGVDDDFETSSSTFMVEMKEVSYIIHNASNRSLIIIDELGRGTSAEEGIGICHSVCEFLIGLKAFTLFATHFLELCQLETLYPNVENQHMQVQHMRGTESGSESVVYTYLLTQGFSEESNYGIRAAENTSLPLSIIQEAKSISSKVSLKLWAKHHSDPTTLRQGAVFRLATRLIQTARNSKLDPDSLRLYLKGLKRRHEAEIKDRLASIETEE; this is encoded by the exons A TGACATCTTCCTCATCTGCATCCGTGTGTCATGCTGCATCTGTAATCGTAGCTGTGGTGGAGGGCCGGGGTTTAGCCAGGGGAGAGATCGGCATGGCCAGCATCAACACCAGGTCTCCTGAGTTGGTACTCTCACAGTTTGCAGATACTGGGACTTATGCCAAG GTAATTACCAAACTGCATATCTTAGTGCCTCTTGAGATTCTGATGCCAGACACTGCAAGTGAGAAAGGACAAGGAACCAAGCTCTACAACCTCATCACAGAGAACTTTTCG TCTGTAGCTTTCACTGCCATTCAAAGGAAGTACTTTAATGAGAGGAAAGGACTGGAGTACATTCAGCAGCTCTGTGCAGCCGAGTTCAACACTGTTCTTATGGATGTACAAACCAA GTATTATTGTTTGGCGGCTGTAGCAGCTCTCCTTAAGTACTACGAGTTCATTCAGAACTCTGTCTATGCTCCCAAATCTCTAAAAGTGAGCTTCACGGGCAGTGAGCAGACTGCCATGATTGATGCAGTCTCAGCCAGGAACTTGGAGCTTGTAATTAACAACAGGGGCCACAG GAGTGAACACACTCTGCTTGAGGTTTTAAACTACACCAAAACACCTGGGGGTGAGAGGAGGCTTCGCTCAAACATTCTGGAGCCTCTGTTAGATGTTGACACCATTAACACAAGACTGGACACCATACAG gaACTGCTGCAGAGTGAAGAACTCTTCTTTGGTCTCAAGGGTG CAATTACACAATTCTTGGATATAGATCAACTGCTTTCTGCTCTTGTGCAGCTTCCCAAGCAAGAGACG GTTGAAGTGGCTGAAGCAAAGATAATGCATGTCATTCAGCTGAAACATACACTAGAGCTGATTGAACCAATCAAG ATTGTGTTGAAGGATGCAAAGACAGCCTTACTGAAAGCTTATTACACTTCACTAGATGATAGCAG ATTTAACAGCATCTTGGATCAAATCAAAACAGTGATAAACAATGACACCAGCTATATGAAGGGAAGTCTGAATATGCGCACACAGAAGTGCTATGCTGTGCGGCCTAACGTCAATGAATTGCTAGATATTGCACGCCGTGCATACACTGAGGTAGTGGATGATATAGCAG GATTAGTAGATCAGCTAGGACAGAAGTACGGTCTTCCACTTCGAACTAGTTTTAACACTACCCGAGGTTTCTTCATCCAGATGAGGCTGGAGGGATTTGGCTTGCCTGATGGACAGCTTCCAGGAGAGTTCATCAAA GTAactagacaaaaaaacaactacagCTTCACTACATTAGACCTGATGAAGATGAATGATCGCTGTGATGAAGCCTTGAAGGAGATATTTCACATGTCTTATAT TGTAATATGCAGGTTACTCAATGAGGTCTATAAACATATTCACTGCTTGTATAAGCTGTCTGATGCTGTATCCATGCTGGATATGTTACTCTCCCTTGCAAATGTTTGCACTATTTCAGACTACG TGCGGCCTGAATTCACTGATACACTAGCAATAAAACAAGGCCGCCATCCAATCCTGGAGCGCATTGCTGGCCAGCAGCCCATCCCCAACAACAGCCATATCTCTGAAGGAAACAACTTTGTTATAATCACAGGCCCAAACATGAGTGGCAAGTCTACTTATCTCAAACAAGTGGCCCTCTGCCAAATCATGGCTCAGATAG GATCATTTGTGCCTGCTGAATTTGCCTCCTTCCGTGTTGCTGATCAGATATTCACTCGGATAGGAGTAGACGACGATTTTGAGACCAGCTCCTCAACATTTATGGTTGAGATGAAGGAG GTGTCCTACATAATACACAATGCAAGTAACAGGTCACTCATTATTATTGATGAGCTGGGACGTGGCACTAGTGCTGAGGAGGGCATTGGAATTTGCCACTCGGTTTGTGAGTTCCTCATCGGTCTGAAG GCATTCACTCTGTTTGCCACCCACTTCCTGGAGTTGTGTCAGTTGGAGACTCTTTACCCCAATGTAGAGAATCAGCACATGCAGGTCCAGCACATGCGTGGGACAGAAAGCGGCTCAGAGAGTGTAGTCTACACCTACCTGCTGACTCAAGGCTTCTCTGAGGAAAGCAACTATG GTATAAGAGCAGCAGAGAACACCTCACTTCCACTGTCCATCATCCAGGAGGCCAAGTCTATATCATCAAAAGTTAGCCTAAAGTTATGG GCTAAGCATCATAGTGACCCAACTACCCTGAGACAAGGGGCAGTGTTTCGTCTTGCCACCAGATTAATACAGACAGCCAGAAATTCCAAGTTGGATCCAGACAGCCTTCGTCTTTACCTAAAGGGCCTAAAAAGAAGGCATGAAGCTGAGATAAAGGATAGATTAGCATCCATTGAGACAGAAGAGTGA